The Alkalibacter rhizosphaerae genomic sequence TCATTCAAAAAATCCGAGGAAGTGAGTCATGAAAGAATTGTCACTGCATATCAACGACATCATCGAAAACGCATTAAAAGCCGAAGCCACCCTTGTAAAATTGACCATTGTGGAAGAACCGGTTCAAAACAAACTTCTGATAAAAATCAGCGATAACGGCAAAGGGATGCCCAAGGAATTTAGAAGCAGGGCAATGGATCCGTTCACCACCAGTAGGACGACCAGACCCGTTGGATTGGGTCTTTCTCTTTTTGAAGCATCGGCAAAACGTTCCGGCGGATCCTTGAAATTATTATCCAAGGAAAACGTCGGCACAGTGGTCCTTGCACGTTTTCAGTACGATCACATCGATCGGGCACCTTTGGGGAACATGGTCTCTACCATAACTGCCGTGATCTTGGGATTGAACAAGGCTGATTTTATTTATGTGCATCGAATAGGAGGGGAAACCTTTCGACTGGACACCAGGGAGATCCGACAGATGCTGGGAGACAAGGTGGATTTGAATGACATGGAGGTGATCCGCTGGGTCAGGGGATATGTAAGGGAAGGGTTGGCAGAATTGGAAGACCAACGTTAAATCCGGTTATTTGTTTAAAAAATATCAAAGATCTTTTAAAACGATCCATATTTATTAAAATCATTATCGATGATTTTCAAAAAAAATGTATAATTAGCCTGAAATCAGGAAATTCAGCTTTATTATTTGAGATATATGTATTAAAATGAGAACAATCGTCCTATTACGTTTCAGCAAAAACGTTTAATTATTAACAAATCAGAAGTCTTGATACGTGGAGCTGA encodes the following:
- a CDS encoding ATP-binding protein translates to MKELSLHINDIIENALKAEATLVKLTIVEEPVQNKLLIKISDNGKGMPKEFRSRAMDPFTTSRTTRPVGLGLSLFEASAKRSGGSLKLLSKENVGTVVLARFQYDHIDRAPLGNMVSTITAVILGLNKADFIYVHRIGGETFRLDTREIRQMLGDKVDLNDMEVIRWVRGYVREGLAELEDQR